In Kineococcus rhizosphaerae, the DNA window CAGGTCTTGGCGCGGCCTACCCATCCGGCCCTGCTTGGGTAGCAGCGGCTCGATGAGCTCCCACTCCGCATCGCTGAGGTCAGAGGGATACGCCTCACGATCGCCAGCCACCTCAGCAGCATGCCCTACCAAGACCCACATCTGAAACAGTCACTTAAGGCTGAACTGTGAACAGTCGGGAGTCTTCCCAGCCGGCAACCGCTGCGCAGATCGCGGCTGGTCTGTCATGACCCAGGACGCTACCTGTCCTGCGACCTCAGCTTCGCCCGCGTCTGTCGGATCTCGACACGCAGCGACTCGAGTTCCGCCCCTGGGTCCTCGTCCACCTCACCCAACACCAAGCCCCCGCGCGTCACCCGGTGAAGACTGAGTGCGGCGGGGGCTGAGGTCTCTGGTTGTGGGTCTCTCAAGGGACGGGGCAAGTCACTCAGCGACGCTGTGCACGCGGGCGCTACCTTCCACCTCCGCGGCTTGACCAGCTTCGCGTCCCTTGGGCAGGCGCAGGTTCCAGACGATCACACCGCCGATGAGGTAGAGGGCGGAGAAGATCAGGACAACGCCCGTGGCGCCGAGAGGAGCCAGCAGCAGGCTGACCAGAGCAGGGCCCACGAACGCTGAGGCCCCTGCCCCCAGGTTCAGCAGGGCCATCGCACCGCCCTTGTACTGAGGGGCCATAGAAGGAACCAGCGCCGAAATCGGCACCCAGCCCGAGAGTGAAGCGCCGTAGAGGACGGCGACCACCAGGGCCAGCCAGTAGTAGTCGACCCCCATGTGGATGGGAACGAAGTAGAGGAGTGCCACCGAGATTGATCCCCAGATGCACCCGAGCCAGAAGACCGTCTCACGCCAGCCGACACGGTCGGAGATGATGCCAGACAGAAGGTTGAAGATGATGGTGGAACCGAACATTACCGACACCAGCAACAGCCATCGGCTCTCCCCGAAGCCGATCTCGTCGGAGAAGACGCGCGGCATGAAGACCAGCAGACCGAACATGGGGATGGTGTTGATCATCCTGGCGACCGCACCCAGTCCGATGCGGGGGTTGGTCCAGGCCAGCGAGGCGCTCGAGAGCAAGCTCTGGACGGGCTTCACACCGGCGGGGGCCATACGCGTGAACCCGGTGCGTTCGCGGACTCCGAGCAGGGCGATGAGACCACCGGTCATCAAGATGGCGACCGAAAGCCACAGCGTCCCGTAGTGCCCCAGGATGGGGTTGGAGCCGCTGGCCACCAGGGCCCCCAAGGTGGGCATGCCGCCGGTGAAGGCGAAGTAGTACCACCCGACCGCGGAACCCAGCCGCGCTGGCGCAGCAACGGCGGTCACCCACACCAGGAACGAGTACGCGAAGAGCGGGTAGCCGAAACCGCGCAGGCCGTAGAACAGCATCATGAGGGGGTAGTTCTCCTGCGGCACAGCGACCGCCAGCAGCAGGACGTCGAAAACCAGCCAGATGATCAGCCCGGCGATCATGACCCGCCGCGGGCCCCACAGCTCCGAGAGTGCACCTGAGAGCCACGCGGCCAGCATGACCGCGACGCCGTAGATGGTCACGATGTAGGAGGCCCGGATGTCGCTACCGGCGCCGTTGTCGCTGAAGAAGGGGACAATGAACGCGGATTCGACCCCGTCGCCGATCATGAACAGCAGGAGACCGAGGTAGCCGAGGATGAGCGGGGCCGGTAGGCCGAGCCGGTTGGCGAGCCGCTGTCGCGCCGACGAGGGCGGTTCGAGGTCTGCGGTGGTGCTCATGAACTACCTCCACATGGGGTTCGAGGGGGGGCGCGCTACAGGCGCGAGGGCGTGGTCCGGGGTGATCGAAAGAGTTGATGCGGAGTGCGTTCAGGCGACAGTTCGGTTTCCACGCACTGTCCGCTGAGGTGTGTCAGACGGACGCGTGCTGGCGGCGGTTCACCTGGACCGGCCCGTAGATCCCGGTGCGCTCGAAAGCATCGGCGACACGAAGGACGGTGGTGTCATCCCCGCGCCGACCCGTGATCATCATGCCGACCGGCAGCCCGGAGGAAGTTGCGCAGGGAACCGAGATGGAGGGGTTCCCCGTCACGCACGTGGGGCTAGTGTTGTTGACCATGTTCAGCAGACGCCCGAACCGCTCCAGGCGGGGAACGTCCTTGTCCGGGATTTCTGTGGCTTTCACCGGTGTCGACGGGGTGATCAGCACGTCGTATTGCTGGAAGGCGGCGTCGTAGGCGGTGGTGAGCTGCAGAGCGAGGTTCTGCGCCTTGGCGTAGTAGCTGCCGTGGTAGCGGTCGGTGAGATACTCACCGATCAGGACAAGTTCCTTCATCATGTCCGACATCTCGTCGCTGCGGGTGTGCTTGGCGGCCCCGATCGCCTCCATCAGCCGGCGGGGGTACCGCCCCTTCCATCCGCTGCCGGCGAGGTTGCCGCGCAACATGGTGGTGTAGGCGCCTTCCATCTGGATGGCGGTGTTGATGTGCATGCCGATTCGGTGCATGGGCAGCGACATGCGTTCGACCGTCGCTCCCAGCTGCGTGAAGTGGGCGGCAGCTTCTACGACCGCGTCGTCCACGTCTTGCTCGGAGTGGTCCCAGGCGAAGCCCTCGTCGATGATGCCGACGCGCAGTCCGCGAACATCGCCGGTGAGGGATCCGAGGAAGGATTCGGGCCGGGAACGTCCGGACCAGCCACTCAGCTGACGCGGGTCCATGGGGTCCTCACCGGCGACGGCGTCCATGAACCGGGCGATGTCACTGACGGTGGAAGCCAGCGCCCCGAGGTGGTCCACGGTGACCTCGATGGGCGCTGCCCCGGTCGCCGACACCAGACCGTAACTGGGCTTGAAACCGTAAACCCCGCAGAACGATGCCGGGATACGGATCGAGCCGGACTGGTCACCGCCGCTGGCGATGTCGACATCTCCGGCCGCCACCAAGGCAGCCGAACCGCTGGAGGATCCACCGGCGGATCGGTTGAGGTTGTGAGGGTTGAGGATCGCCCCAGTGTCGGCCGTGAAGCTACTGCCGGAGAACGACATGTGCTCACAGGCTGCCTTGCCGGTGATGTTGCCGCCGGCCGCCAGCACCCGGGTGACGATCGTGGCGTCTTCATCGGGGATGAAGCCTTCAAGCAGACGAGTGCCGACCTTCATGGGCAACCCGGCGACGGCGACGTTGTCCTTGATTGCTACCGTCTTCCCGGCCAGATGGGAACTCGTGAGCGCGTCCGCGGTGAGGTCGCAGCGCCACACCCATCCGCGGTGGGGGTTCTCCTCAGGACTCGCCGGACGCCCCGCATCGCGATTGGCGACATCCGTGGGTGCCGAGTCGTCCATGCCATCCAGGAGCCGGTGGGCGTCGAGAGTGCTGCTGATGATCTCCTGCATCACCGAGAGTTCGTCGTCGTCCATGGCCGCGAAGTGGCGGTCCGCGATGGGGCGGAGATCTTCAAGAGTGGGGTCTTGGATAGTCATGACCAACCTCAGAGCTCGGGAGTGTCCAGGGGTTCTGCGTGAGTCAGGTACGCGAAGCGCTTCGCTGATAGCGAGTAGATCGTCGCCCTCAGGGCAACTCCGCGATCTTCGACAGTCGGTGCTCGACCGGTCTTTCCGATCGGAACTATATGGACGTGATGTTACGCGGAGATTTCAGCGTCGTTGCGTAAAAGTCACAAATATGTCGGCCCAGGTCCCCTGGACCGACGGACTACCGAACCTCGACCTAGAGGACCTCGAAGGACATGCCCTCAGCCACCGCGAGGTGTTGGTCGTAGGCCGGCGGGGTCACCACTCCCCCGATCCTGGGGCGCACTGAGACGGGGACGTCGCCGAGGGCGTTGTCC includes these proteins:
- a CDS encoding MFS transporter yields the protein MSTTADLEPPSSARQRLANRLGLPAPLILGYLGLLLFMIGDGVESAFIVPFFSDNGAGSDIRASYIVTIYGVAVMLAAWLSGALSELWGPRRVMIAGLIIWLVFDVLLLAVAVPQENYPLMMLFYGLRGFGYPLFAYSFLVWVTAVAAPARLGSAVGWYYFAFTGGMPTLGALVASGSNPILGHYGTLWLSVAILMTGGLIALLGVRERTGFTRMAPAGVKPVQSLLSSASLAWTNPRIGLGAVARMINTIPMFGLLVFMPRVFSDEIGFGESRWLLLVSVMFGSTIIFNLLSGIISDRVGWRETVFWLGCIWGSISVALLYFVPIHMGVDYYWLALVVAVLYGASLSGWVPISALVPSMAPQYKGGAMALLNLGAGASAFVGPALVSLLLAPLGATGVVLIFSALYLIGGVIVWNLRLPKGREAGQAAEVEGSARVHSVAE
- a CDS encoding transposase; translated protein: MWVLVGHAAEVAGDREAYPSDLSDAEWELIEPLLPKQGRMGRPRQDL
- a CDS encoding amidase — translated: MTIQDPTLEDLRPIADRHFAAMDDDELSVMQEIISSTLDAHRLLDGMDDSAPTDVANRDAGRPASPEENPHRGWVWRCDLTADALTSSHLAGKTVAIKDNVAVAGLPMKVGTRLLEGFIPDEDATIVTRVLAAGGNITGKAACEHMSFSGSSFTADTGAILNPHNLNRSAGGSSSGSAALVAAGDVDIASGGDQSGSIRIPASFCGVYGFKPSYGLVSATGAAPIEVTVDHLGALASTVSDIARFMDAVAGEDPMDPRQLSGWSGRSRPESFLGSLTGDVRGLRVGIIDEGFAWDHSEQDVDDAVVEAAAHFTQLGATVERMSLPMHRIGMHINTAIQMEGAYTTMLRGNLAGSGWKGRYPRRLMEAIGAAKHTRSDEMSDMMKELVLIGEYLTDRYHGSYYAKAQNLALQLTTAYDAAFQQYDVLITPSTPVKATEIPDKDVPRLERFGRLLNMVNNTSPTCVTGNPSISVPCATSSGLPVGMMITGRRGDDTTVLRVADAFERTGIYGPVQVNRRQHASV